A DNA window from Salvelinus sp. IW2-2015 linkage group LG4q.1:29, ASM291031v2, whole genome shotgun sequence contains the following coding sequences:
- the LOC111960842 gene encoding regulator of G-protein signaling 3-like, producing MPQKQGSGGASPGGVGLAGRTTFLRRSTNAKMSKPSEANLSGQPPPSYQQAQSSSNFANYQNCTIVHSHVQHDNPHGNYGYVKAAPKILIFPIFVQPLDLCNPTRTLVVSEEMILHESKHLSIKVKGF from the exons ATGCCCCAGAAACAGGGGTCTGGCGGTGCCTCGCCTGGGGGTGTAGGACTAGCAGGCCGGACCACCTTCCTACGACGCTCCACTAATGCCAAGATGTCTAAGCCATCCGAAGCCAACCTCTCTGGCCAACCCCCACCCAGCTACCAGCAGGCCCAGAGCTCCTCCAACTTTGCTAACTACCAGAACTGTACTATAGTACACTCCCATGTACAACACGACAACCCGCACGGCAACTATGGCTACGTCAAAGCAGCACCCAAGATCCTCATCTTCCCCATCTTTgttcag CCTCTGGACCTGTGTAACCCCACACGGACACTGGTGGTCTCTGAGGAGATGATCCTCCACGAGAGCAAGCACCTCTCCATTAAGGTAAAGGGCTTCTga